Within Aliivibrio fischeri, the genomic segment CACGGATATTCAATAACCAACAGATGGAGTCTAGTTGTGTTAATAGCGCAGCGTCAGCTTTTTTCTTTGAGACTTCTTTTGCAATTTCTTTACGCTTGTCTTCAGAACTTTGGCCGACAAATTCTAATGACATTAAACGCACATCAGACACTTTAACTTCTGGGCGGTCTAACCATAACTCATCAATAGGGTTAGTGGCGATTGCTTCAAGAGTTACAACGCCTTCAACATTTTTTGATGCTGTTTTTAGCCATTGAGCTGTGTGCATGCGTGGGTCTATTGCCACTTTTGAACCCGAAGTAAGACTGTCTTTAATCCATTCAAGCAGTGGTTCTTCATGTAGGTGACGATATTCAAATACATCTGCAGGCACTTGTTTACGAACTTGAACGGTATAACGGCCATCCACAAAAATAGCCGCTTTTTCTTTAGTAATAACAGCCGCACCAGCAGAACCAGTAAAACCAGTAACCCAATGCAAACGTTCGTTATGCTCTGGAATATATTCACCTAGAAATTCATCTTCATGAGGAATAATTAAGGCATCGAAATCTTGTTGAGCAAGCCATGTACGTAGTTGTTCAACACGCTGAGAAGTTTGTGGGTGCATCTGAGTGTCCTTTTATACCTGTGATTAATTGGTATGACTCTGTCCGTGTGTACGAGGCAGAAATTAGTTATGTTTTTTGTAGAGTTATAACCTAGCGCTTTTAGTGTTCATCTGCAATTGTTGATATTGATAAATCTTTACAGTGATTAATTATGGTATTTCTAAGCCAACAATTTGCCGCATCATTCTCTTTTTGTTGATGCCAAAATAGGGTGTATGCCATTTGAGGTAAGTCTGTAGGCAAGGGTAATACAACTAAGTTAAGTTGCTTGGCTATTAATTTTATAAAGTGGCTTGGTGCTGTGAAAACTAAATCGGTATGAGTACATAAGCTCGCAGCACTATTAAAATCAGGCACAATAATACCAATACTACGTTCTAGTCCTCTGTCTGCTAATTTGTAATCAAGCAACCATTGGTCTTTACCATCACAGCGAACTTGTACATGACGTTGTTGAAGGTAAGTGTCTAGCGTCCATTCTTGTTTTAATACAGGATGATTACGGCGAACCAAACACATTTGGCTATCTCTATAAATTTCTTTGCTGCAAATATCTTCAGGCGTATGCATAGTGATATTGGCGTATTTTGGGTCGAGGTCTTTACCTGTAATACCTATATCCATTTCACCAGATTGAAGTTTCTTTAATGTGTTGGTATCCCATGCATGAGTATCTAACATGACATTAGGGGCTTTGTTTAAAATATATGACATGAAGTGTGGAAGCAGTAATGGATAAGTACTTTCAACCAAACCTAAGCGAAATCGATAATGACTGCTTTTAGGATCAAAATTTGATGCTTCAGTGATACTTTCTAAGTGACTTAATAACGTGTGAAGTTGTTCTTGAAGGTTTCGTGCTTTTGCAGTGGGTTGCAAACCATAAGATGTGCGAGAGAAAAGTGGATCGTTAAATTGTTCGCGTAATTTCGCTAAGTTTTTACTAACGGCAGATTGGCTTAAGCACAAACGTTGAGCTGCACGGGTGACACTTTTTTCTTCTAATAATAAATGAAGCGTAAGAAGAAGATTAAGATCAATCTTTGCCAGTTTTTCGAAAAACATAGAGATATTCCAAATAAGAATGTTAGATCTGAATATAAACCATTTCTGTTCATATCTCTAATTGAGTACACTCCTCGAATCATTTTAGGAGTTATCAATGCATACGCCAGTTACACCTCACTCAGCAACATCAATGTCATCAGTATCGGACAAAAAAATCATCACATTAATGGTGGTATTAGTATTGTTCAGCCCATTAGCTATTGATATTTATCTTCCTGCTTTACCAGCGATGGCGGCAGAGTTTCATGTACCATCAACAATGGCTCAAGATACGATTACTTGGTTTATGTTTAGTATGGGTTTAGGGCAGTTATTTGCAGGTCCATTAGCTGATCGCTATGGTCGTAGACCAATCGCACTAACGGGTATTGTTATTTATGGTTTAAGTGCAGTATTAGCTTATTTTGCACAAGCGATGGAAATGCTATTACTGGCTCGGTTATTACAAGGTTTTGGTGCTTGTGCTACCTCGGTTGCGGCTTTTGCTTCTGTGCGAGATTCATTTGGTGCAGAGAAAGGCGGGCGTATGATCAGCTATTTAAACGGCGCTATCTGTTTTATTCCTGCTTTAGCTCCGATTTTAGGTAGCTACTTGACTCATCATTTCGGCTGGCGTTCAAATTTTAGTTTTATGGCTGGTTTTGCTTTAGTTGGTTTTGCTTTAATTCTTACTAACTACAAAGAAACAAAACCGGAAAATACAGTTCAAACAGGGAAACTTATTAGTCCATCTCGCTATTGGTCTGTATTAAAGAATCCAACCTTTTTGTTCCATGCTTCTTTATGCATGTTATCAATGGGGGTTATTTTAGCTTATGTTACTTCAGCACCTGTTTTCTTGATGGATCAATTAGGGCTGACTATGAATGAGTTTACCTATTGGTTTGCGATTAATGCAGCGATCAATATTGCAGTTTGCTTTATTGCTCCTAAGTTCATGATCAAGTTTGGAACAAAACGAGTTTTATTATCTGGCTTAACGATACTAGCGATATCTGGTGGTTTAATGTTAGGTATGCAACATATTCAGCAAGCTTGGGCGTTTATGGTCCCAATATTTTTGGCTTCTGTAGGCTATGCATCAGTGCTTGGCTCAGCAGCAGGTAAAGCGCTGGCACCATTTGGTGATAGAGCGGGAACAGCTGCCGCATTGTTAGGGTTATTTCAAATGAGTGGTGCAGGTATCATTGTTGGCACAATGCAAAGATTAGCACTCCCATCTGCACAACTCTTAACCCTAATGATGTGGCTTCTTATCCCAGGTTTGCTGATTTTATTAACTAAAACAGGCCAACGTTGGCATTCTGAAACCGTTACGCAGTAATTCGCATAATTTGAACAGAAAAAGAGCAATTTTACTTTTTAATATATTCAGTTAATTATGGTTTCAGTGTATATTCAGCACTTAATTACTGTTGATTGAAAATTAAAAGGCAAAACACGCAATGTCGATGTCCGTTATTGAAATGGCTCGTGTCCTAGAGCAAATGGAAGAGTCACCAGAAAAACTCATGTTTGGTAAACTACTTTCTGAACTAGGTAATCAAAGCCAAGAGCGCGTAAGAAGCGCTGCGCGACAAGTGTCTGTTCCAACATTGCGTGATCTGATTTACCAATTCCAAGTGGTAATTGAAGAGCGTAAAGGTGAAACGACAAAAAAACTGGCTGAAGAAATGGCAAAAGAAGGGGTTTCGTTAGAAGACTT encodes:
- a CDS encoding LysR family transcriptional regulator — translated: MFFEKLAKIDLNLLLTLHLLLEEKSVTRAAQRLCLSQSAVSKNLAKLREQFNDPLFSRTSYGLQPTAKARNLQEQLHTLLSHLESITEASNFDPKSSHYRFRLGLVESTYPLLLPHFMSYILNKAPNVMLDTHAWDTNTLKKLQSGEMDIGITGKDLDPKYANITMHTPEDICSKEIYRDSQMCLVRRNHPVLKQEWTLDTYLQQRHVQVRCDGKDQWLLDYKLADRGLERSIGIIVPDFNSAASLCTHTDLVFTAPSHFIKLIAKQLNLVVLPLPTDLPQMAYTLFWHQQKENDAANCWLRNTIINHCKDLSISTIADEH
- a CDS encoding multidrug effflux MFS transporter, which produces MHTPVTPHSATSMSSVSDKKIITLMVVLVLFSPLAIDIYLPALPAMAAEFHVPSTMAQDTITWFMFSMGLGQLFAGPLADRYGRRPIALTGIVIYGLSAVLAYFAQAMEMLLLARLLQGFGACATSVAAFASVRDSFGAEKGGRMISYLNGAICFIPALAPILGSYLTHHFGWRSNFSFMAGFALVGFALILTNYKETKPENTVQTGKLISPSRYWSVLKNPTFLFHASLCMLSMGVILAYVTSAPVFLMDQLGLTMNEFTYWFAINAAINIAVCFIAPKFMIKFGTKRVLLSGLTILAISGGLMLGMQHIQQAWAFMVPIFLASVGYASVLGSAAGKALAPFGDRAGTAAALLGLFQMSGAGIIVGTMQRLALPSAQLLTLMMWLLIPGLLILLTKTGQRWHSETVTQ